The genome window AAACACCTTCATCCTGCTCACGAGTAGCTTCTTTATGGCTATGGCCGTAAGGGCGAAAACGCTTGACATTCGTTCTCAAGCAAAGTTCTGGCTGGGCCTAACGCTTCTCTGCGCTTTTGGCTTCCTTACGGTGAAGTATTTCGAGTACTCGGCGGAAATAAGAGAACATCATTTTCCCGGCCCAACCTTTCGTTGGGAGGCTCCTAGCAAAGCGAACATTGAGGCCAACACGCCGCTTATCCAGATGAGCCAAGCACCGAAAGGAATCGCTAGTTTGGGGAACTATACGCCTCAGCCCATTGAGCATCACGCCCATCAACTCTTCTTTAGCCTCTACTTCATCATGACCGGGCTTCATGGGCTGCACGTGCTCGTCGGCATTCTTGTGTTGGGGTGTCTCTGGGTACTCATCGCCGTGAAACATCCGGCTGTAGAGGATTACATGCCTTTAGAGATCGGAGGAATTTACTGGCACTTCGTGGATATCGTATGGATATTTCTCTATCCTTTAGTCTATCTTATCGGGAGGCAATAGCGAATGGCAACACATGGTTCAACTCACACGCCTGAGGAAGGGCAGCATGTACCTCATGTGGTATCAGCAGGCACCTATTTCCTTGTCTACGTGATCCTACTCGTTTTGCTGGTCTTAACGGTGGTGGTATCGCGTTTCGACTTAGGGGCGCTAAACATTATAGTGGCGTTGTTGGTCGCAGTTGCGAAGACTTCCTTAGTGATCCTGATCTTTATGGGCGTGAAATGGGCCTCTCGACTTGCCTGGATATGGTCGGTGTTTGGGTTTATTTGGCTTTTAGTGCTGTTTGGTACGTTAGGTGACTACATTACCCGTGAGTGGGTTCACCTCCCAATGGGATGGTAATTTAGGCCTCTGAACCTACTTAGGCAGCCTCCGGTGTACCATCACCGGAGGCCTTTTGTGTTTACCAGTAGCTCCAATTGTGGGTGTAGAGAATAGAGAGCCCGAGGAGGAGATTGGTGAGCATGTGGGCAATAAGGGGTGCCGTGAGGGTGCGAGTGTAGCGAAGGAGAAGCGCATACAGAAGGCCACAGAGAAAAGCTGACAACCACTCCGGGTGAGCGAGCGCAAAACAGGCACTGCCGAGAAAGAGAGCGGTATTCGAGAAACCCTCTAGAGGAAGCTGAAGAAAGTCCTCGTTTGATGTCGTAAAGAGCCGAAGCAAGAAAGAGCGCCAGAAAATCTCCTCCATGATGGGCACCATGATCACCAGGCCATAGAAGCGTAGGAGA of Chthonomonas calidirosea T49 contains these proteins:
- a CDS encoding cytochrome c oxidase subunit 3, which produces MSTVELEHPTFAPQHVGHQFEELEQQNDAYIVGIWIFLVTEIMFFGALFLALTIYRYNYATAFEEAHNALNWKLGMLNTFILLTSSFFMAMAVRAKTLDIRSQAKFWLGLTLLCAFGFLTVKYFEYSAEIREHHFPGPTFRWEAPSKANIEANTPLIQMSQAPKGIASLGNYTPQPIEHHAHQLFFSLYFIMTGLHGLHVLVGILVLGCLWVLIAVKHPAVEDYMPLEIGGIYWHFVDIVWIFLYPLVYLIGRQ
- a CDS encoding cytochrome C oxidase subunit IV family protein; this translates as MATHGSTHTPEEGQHVPHVVSAGTYFLVYVILLVLLVLTVVVSRFDLGALNIIVALLVAVAKTSLVILIFMGVKWASRLAWIWSVFGFIWLLVLFGTLGDYITREWVHLPMGW